A genomic segment from Gammaproteobacteria bacterium encodes:
- a CDS encoding LysR family transcriptional regulator — protein MNITFTKCDSLIYVEILRELVMELSDLRVFVAVVDNGGISHAAVKLNRVPSNVTARIKKLERTLGKTLFLRDKNRLRISPAGEMLLPYAKQLLTLAQTTIDELTDTTPKGQLRVGSMEAAAATRLVEPLMLFHRQYPQVELEIKTAPTNDLINKVLSGELDMALVADPPNDSRLAKVPVFNETLVVVSDLAHQPIRSPKDLVSNPTLLGFSTSCAYRTRLADWIKNDGDICKVIEINSYHTLLSCVAAGMGIGIVPAALIDNYPFASSIQQHQLPCEWKHSTSAFIWRKDSVKASIEAFLDCVTKDI, from the coding sequence GTGAACATTACATTCACTAAATGTGATAGTTTAATTTATGTCGAAATATTACGCGAGTTAGTGATGGAATTGTCCGATTTAAGAGTCTTTGTTGCGGTAGTTGATAACGGCGGCATTAGTCACGCTGCGGTTAAGCTAAATAGAGTGCCGTCTAATGTCACCGCGCGCATTAAGAAGTTAGAACGTACTTTGGGTAAAACGCTATTTTTACGCGACAAAAATCGACTGAGGATATCCCCTGCTGGCGAGATGTTGCTACCTTATGCCAAGCAGCTATTAACGTTAGCTCAAACCACGATTGATGAATTAACCGACACTACCCCCAAGGGGCAATTAAGAGTCGGCTCAATGGAAGCGGCAGCAGCGACCCGCTTAGTGGAACCTTTAATGCTATTTCATCGCCAATATCCGCAGGTTGAATTAGAAATAAAAACAGCGCCGACCAACGACTTAATTAACAAGGTATTAAGTGGTGAGCTTGACATGGCATTGGTGGCAGATCCTCCCAATGATAGCCGCTTAGCCAAGGTACCTGTCTTTAATGAAACCTTAGTGGTTGTTTCTGATTTAGCTCATCAACCAATCCGCAGTCCCAAAGATTTAGTCAGCAACCCAACTTTGCTAGGGTTTAGCACTAGCTGTGCTTATCGCACTCGATTGGCTGATTGGATCAAAAATGACGGTGACATTTGCAAGGTAATTGAAATAAATTCGTACCATACCCTACTTAGTTGCGTTGCTGCAGGCATGGGCATCGGCATTGTACCGGCAGCGCTAATCGACAATTATCCTTTCGCCAGCAGTATTCAACAACATCAGCTGCCTTGTGAATGGAAACATTCAACCAGCGCGTTTATTTGGCGAAAAGACAGTGTAAAGGCCAGTATAGAAGCCTTTTTAGACTGTGTGACCAAAGATATTTAA